The proteins below are encoded in one region of Bacillus vallismortis:
- a CDS encoding (Fe-S)-binding protein, with amino-acid sequence MTTEKEMEQIQNEFKERMDEGELLNCMRCGFCLPSCPTYIESGFQETHSPRGRIALMKAVVDGVIEPDEDVERSLSLCLGCRACEPVCPSGVKYGQLLEEARDIIHQNKKHSLGTRVMRKAAFHELFPHQNRIRSAVSLIGLYQRSGLQTTVRKTGMLRFLPEHLRKMEAVLPDVPKSKDMKRRPRLLPSIGPVKKRVAFFSGCLMDTMFLPTNNATLKLLQLAGCDIVIPPEQACCGALHGHSGEKNAGKELAKQNIAAFEALDVDAVITNAGGCGAFLTEYDHLLKDDPEWAERAASFVQKLKDFSSVLIELDFHQMELILDTPQVITYQDSCHLRNVMHTSLEPRQLLQSIKGAEFREMEKADSCCGSAGIYNIVEADMSMKILDSKMAAVKATKAFVIVTANPGCLLQMKLGIEREGLSGKVKAVHLADLLLEAAGQKTS; translated from the coding sequence ATGACAACAGAAAAAGAAATGGAACAAATCCAAAATGAGTTCAAAGAGCGAATGGATGAAGGCGAGCTTTTGAATTGTATGCGCTGCGGCTTCTGCCTTCCTTCCTGCCCGACCTATATTGAATCGGGGTTTCAGGAAACTCACTCTCCGCGCGGGCGCATCGCCTTAATGAAAGCCGTAGTCGACGGTGTCATTGAACCGGATGAAGATGTCGAACGTTCGCTGTCACTTTGCCTCGGCTGCCGGGCCTGTGAACCTGTATGCCCGTCAGGTGTGAAATACGGACAGCTGCTTGAGGAAGCGAGAGATATTATCCACCAAAATAAAAAACACTCGCTCGGCACACGGGTCATGCGAAAGGCCGCTTTTCACGAGCTGTTCCCGCATCAAAACCGCATACGTTCAGCTGTCAGCCTTATCGGTTTGTATCAGCGGTCAGGGCTGCAAACCACTGTGCGTAAAACCGGGATGCTTCGCTTCCTGCCCGAGCATTTGCGGAAGATGGAAGCTGTTCTACCTGATGTTCCTAAAAGTAAAGACATGAAGCGTCGGCCGCGTTTACTCCCGTCAATTGGCCCCGTGAAAAAACGGGTCGCCTTTTTTTCAGGCTGCTTAATGGATACAATGTTTTTGCCGACTAACAATGCCACACTGAAGCTTTTGCAGCTTGCCGGCTGCGACATTGTCATCCCGCCTGAACAGGCTTGCTGCGGGGCACTGCATGGGCACAGCGGTGAAAAAAACGCGGGGAAAGAGCTCGCGAAACAAAATATCGCTGCTTTCGAAGCATTAGACGTCGATGCTGTTATCACAAACGCAGGGGGATGCGGGGCCTTTCTCACTGAATATGATCATTTGCTAAAGGATGACCCTGAGTGGGCGGAGCGGGCCGCTTCATTTGTTCAGAAGCTGAAAGACTTTTCGTCCGTTTTGATTGAACTCGATTTTCATCAAATGGAGCTTATCCTAGATACGCCGCAGGTCATTACCTATCAAGATTCATGCCATCTGAGAAATGTGATGCATACGTCGCTCGAGCCCCGCCAGCTTCTTCAAAGCATTAAGGGGGCCGAATTCAGAGAAATGGAGAAAGCGGACAGCTGCTGCGGATCAGCTGGAATTTATAACATCGTGGAAGCTGACATGTCTATGAAAATACTGGACAGTAAAATGGCTGCGGTTAAAGCAACCAAAGCGTTCGTCATTGTGACTGCAAATCCCGGTTGCCTGTTGCAGATGAAGCTTGGCATTGAGCGCGAAGGACTAAGCGGGAAAGTCAAAGCCGTTCATCTGGCTGATTTGCTGCTGGAAGCAGCTGGACAGAAAACATCATAA
- the sspI gene encoding small acid-soluble spore protein SspI — MDLNLRHAVIANVTGNNQDQLEHTIVDAIQSGEEKMLPGLGVLFEVLWQHASESEKNEMLKTLEGGLKPAE, encoded by the coding sequence ATGGATCTTAATTTACGTCATGCCGTCATTGCCAATGTTACCGGCAATAATCAGGATCAGCTTGAGCATACGATTGTGGATGCCATTCAAAGCGGTGAAGAAAAAATGCTTCCGGGGCTCGGCGTTTTATTCGAAGTCCTTTGGCAGCACGCATCCGAAAGTGAGAAAAATGAAATGCTAAAAACACTTGAAGGCGGATTAAAACCCGCCGAATAA
- the glcD gene encoding glycolate oxidase subunit GlcD, producing the protein MITKDVKEQLIRIVGPENFDDSTAGCLVYSYDAAPQFQSMPDAVIAPRSTDEVSRIVTICNEHRVPIVPRGSGTNLCGGTCPTEGGLVLLFKHMNRILEIDEENLTATVQPGVITLDMIRAVESKGLFYPPDPSSMKISTMGGNINENSGGLRGLKYGVTRDYVIGLEVVLANGDIIRTGGKLAKDVAGYDLTRLFVGSEGTLGIVTEAIVKLVPKPETKKTLLALYEHIDAAAQTVSNIIAAKIIPATLEFLDQPTLLVIEDYAKIGLPTNAKAVLLIEQDGPFETVARDMKKIEAICKKGDAVSVQAAQTEEEAFALTEARRSALSALARLKPTTILEDATVPRSEVANMVKAINDIAAKYDLSICTFGHAGDGNLHPTCTTDIRNEDEMERVEHAFAEIFEKAIELGGTITGEHGVGSMKAPYLEMKLKKEGIAAMKAIKAAFDPRNILNPDKVFAKDARKRVVTER; encoded by the coding sequence ATGATCACAAAAGATGTAAAGGAACAGCTTATCCGAATCGTTGGACCGGAAAACTTTGATGACTCCACCGCCGGCTGTCTCGTCTATTCATATGATGCGGCACCGCAGTTTCAGTCTATGCCTGACGCCGTGATTGCACCGAGGAGTACAGATGAGGTATCTCGAATTGTAACCATTTGCAATGAACATCGAGTTCCGATCGTTCCTAGAGGATCTGGGACAAATTTATGCGGCGGCACGTGCCCGACTGAAGGCGGACTTGTACTTCTCTTTAAGCATATGAACAGGATTCTTGAAATTGATGAAGAAAATTTGACCGCGACAGTCCAGCCTGGCGTTATTACATTGGATATGATCCGTGCGGTTGAAAGCAAGGGTTTATTTTATCCGCCTGATCCGAGCTCCATGAAAATATCAACCATGGGCGGAAACATCAATGAAAATTCCGGCGGGCTCCGCGGATTAAAATACGGCGTCACCCGCGACTATGTCATTGGACTGGAAGTTGTACTCGCTAATGGAGACATCATCCGCACCGGCGGAAAACTCGCAAAGGATGTGGCCGGATACGATCTCACACGCCTTTTTGTCGGCTCAGAAGGAACGCTCGGCATCGTGACAGAAGCAATCGTCAAACTTGTTCCAAAGCCGGAAACAAAGAAGACGCTGCTTGCCCTTTATGAACATATAGACGCCGCTGCTCAAACCGTATCAAACATCATTGCCGCAAAAATCATCCCCGCCACGCTGGAATTTCTCGACCAGCCTACTCTTTTGGTGATTGAGGATTATGCCAAAATCGGGCTTCCGACAAACGCAAAGGCCGTTTTGTTAATTGAGCAAGACGGACCGTTTGAAACCGTTGCAAGGGATATGAAAAAGATAGAAGCAATCTGCAAAAAAGGTGACGCCGTTTCCGTTCAGGCAGCTCAAACCGAGGAAGAAGCATTTGCCCTGACTGAAGCCCGGCGTTCTGCACTATCTGCCCTAGCCCGCCTCAAGCCGACGACCATTTTAGAGGACGCGACCGTTCCTCGCTCAGAGGTCGCCAATATGGTAAAAGCGATTAATGATATTGCCGCTAAATACGACCTTTCCATTTGCACCTTCGGCCACGCGGGAGACGGGAACCTCCATCCGACATGCACGACAGACATTAGAAATGAGGATGAGATGGAGCGTGTCGAACACGCTTTTGCCGAGATTTTTGAGAAAGCGATTGAACTTGGCGGCACGATAACCGGAGAGCACGGAGTCGGATCCATGAAAGCGCCTTACTTGGAAATGAAGCTGAAAAAAGAAGGCATTGCCGCGATGAAAGCAATAAAAGCGGCATTTGACCCCCGTAACATATTAAATCCAGACAAAGTGTTTGCCAAAGATGCCAGAAAACGTGTGGTGACGGAAAGATGA
- a CDS encoding glycerophosphodiester phosphodiesterase: MSALLKKLMFSSLIGISIGSALFAPNAKASEPAAKPKKVDIIAHRGASGYAPENTMAAFEKALQMKADYIELDVQMSKDGELVIIHDTTVNRTTDINSKLPVAVKNLTLAELRKLDAGSFFAPQFAGERIPTFEEVLDRYKGKIGLLIELKEPSRYPGIEEKVSAALKERRMDKPNNGKIIVQSFDFNSVYKIHQLLPSMPTGVLTSKAADLTDAKLKEFSGYAKYVNTNLKNVTTDPTLVPRIHALGMKITPWTVRSRDEVSPLLKAGVDGIVTDFPDYVPKKYVRN; encoded by the coding sequence GTGTCAGCTTTATTAAAAAAATTGATGTTCTCTTCATTGATCGGGATTTCCATCGGATCAGCCCTGTTTGCACCGAACGCGAAGGCATCAGAACCGGCGGCCAAGCCTAAAAAAGTCGATATCATTGCTCACAGGGGCGCTTCAGGATATGCGCCGGAAAACACGATGGCTGCCTTTGAAAAGGCGCTTCAGATGAAAGCAGATTATATAGAGCTTGATGTTCAAATGTCCAAGGATGGGGAGCTTGTCATCATCCATGATACGACCGTAAACCGTACAACAGACATTAACTCAAAGCTGCCGGTTGCCGTAAAGAACTTGACGCTTGCCGAGCTGCGCAAGCTCGATGCAGGCAGCTTCTTCGCTCCGCAGTTCGCCGGGGAACGCATTCCGACATTTGAAGAAGTGCTTGACCGGTATAAAGGGAAGATCGGACTGCTGATCGAATTGAAAGAGCCTTCACGCTATCCGGGAATCGAAGAAAAAGTATCAGCAGCATTGAAAGAGCGGAGAATGGATAAGCCTAATAACGGAAAAATCATTGTGCAATCGTTTGATTTTAATTCTGTTTACAAAATTCATCAGCTGCTTCCATCGATGCCGACAGGTGTTCTAACGTCAAAAGCGGCGGACTTAACAGATGCAAAACTCAAGGAATTTTCCGGCTATGCCAAATATGTGAACACCAACTTAAAAAATGTGACCACTGATCCTACACTTGTGCCGAGGATTCATGCGCTCGGCATGAAAATTACCCCTTGGACCGTCCGCTCCCGTGATGAAGTGTCTCCGCTTTTAAAAGCTGGCGTAGACGGAATTGTGACAGACTTTCCAGATTATGTTCCGAAAAAATACGTTAGAAACTAA
- the cstA gene encoding carbon starvation protein CstA — MNAVTIVIASMCVLAIAYRLYGTFMMVKVLKVNDDKPTPAHALEDGKDYVPTNKWVSFGHHFAAIAAAGPLVGPILAAQFGYLPGLLWLLIGAVIGGAVHDLVVLFASMRKSGKSLSEVAKDELGPVAGFCTGLSMLFIITITMAGLSMVVLHALERNPWGTFAVGITIPIAMAVGLFYKKTVNLKLASTIGFLFLMAGVFIGPWVQTTALGDFLTLDTKTLAIALPVYAFFAAALPVWLLLAPRDYLSSFMKIGVFIALIAGVFVVNPSIPFPAFTEFVKGGGPVLAGPVWPFISITIACGAISGFHAFVGSGTTPKMLNKWSDMKPVAFGAMLVECLVGIMALIAATALQPADYFAINSTPEVFRTLGMNVVHLPELSREIGLDLEGRTGGAVTLAVGMTYIFTGMPFFSHLASYFFQFVIMFEAVFILTAIDAGTRVARYLIQDFFGEVYKPLKKTDWIPGSVFASALACLMWGYLLYSGDIGSIWALFGVSNQLMASVGLIIGATIVLKIADKRRYILTCLIPLAYLYVTVNYAGYWMVRNVYLNPEAAGYSVLNGVLSIIMLLLGFIIIVAAVKKWAQMWRDPSLRMEASIPG; from the coding sequence ATGAATGCGGTTACAATTGTGATAGCGTCAATGTGCGTTTTGGCTATTGCCTATCGCTTATACGGAACATTTATGATGGTGAAGGTTCTCAAAGTGAATGATGACAAGCCGACGCCTGCTCACGCGCTTGAGGATGGAAAAGATTATGTGCCTACAAACAAATGGGTCTCGTTCGGCCACCATTTTGCGGCGATCGCAGCGGCCGGGCCGCTGGTCGGACCCATTCTGGCGGCCCAGTTCGGCTATTTGCCGGGGTTATTATGGCTGTTAATTGGGGCGGTAATAGGGGGAGCCGTCCATGATCTTGTTGTGTTGTTTGCATCGATGCGCAAAAGTGGAAAATCGCTATCAGAAGTGGCGAAGGATGAGCTCGGTCCTGTTGCCGGCTTTTGCACGGGACTTTCCATGCTGTTTATTATCACGATTACGATGGCGGGGCTGTCGATGGTTGTGCTGCACGCGCTAGAACGCAATCCGTGGGGAACATTTGCGGTTGGGATTACGATTCCGATCGCGATGGCCGTAGGCTTATTTTATAAGAAAACGGTAAATTTAAAGCTCGCATCAACGATCGGTTTCCTCTTTTTAATGGCAGGAGTCTTTATCGGCCCATGGGTGCAGACTACCGCGCTCGGTGACTTTTTAACACTAGATACGAAAACGCTTGCAATCGCACTTCCTGTTTATGCGTTTTTTGCAGCGGCGCTTCCCGTTTGGCTGCTTCTCGCACCGCGTGATTATTTAAGCAGCTTTATGAAAATCGGTGTTTTTATCGCTTTGATTGCCGGTGTATTTGTTGTCAATCCGTCCATCCCGTTTCCTGCGTTTACGGAATTCGTAAAAGGGGGCGGGCCGGTGTTGGCAGGACCCGTCTGGCCGTTCATTTCAATCACAATCGCCTGCGGTGCGATCTCGGGATTTCATGCCTTTGTCGGTTCTGGTACAACGCCGAAAATGCTGAATAAATGGAGTGATATGAAGCCGGTTGCGTTTGGTGCAATGCTTGTCGAGTGTCTTGTGGGCATTATGGCGCTGATTGCAGCGACCGCCTTGCAGCCTGCTGATTATTTTGCGATTAACAGCACGCCTGAGGTTTTTCGTACGCTCGGCATGAATGTCGTCCATTTGCCTGAATTGAGCAGGGAAATCGGTTTGGACTTAGAAGGAAGAACAGGGGGGGCCGTTACGCTTGCGGTGGGAATGACTTATATTTTTACGGGAATGCCGTTTTTCAGCCATTTGGCCTCATACTTTTTCCAATTTGTCATTATGTTTGAAGCTGTATTTATTTTAACCGCGATTGACGCCGGCACACGTGTCGCCCGTTACTTGATTCAGGATTTCTTCGGAGAGGTGTATAAACCGCTGAAGAAAACAGACTGGATTCCGGGATCTGTATTTGCCAGCGCGCTTGCCTGCCTGATGTGGGGCTATCTGCTGTATTCGGGGGATATCGGTTCCATTTGGGCGCTGTTTGGCGTGTCCAACCAGCTGATGGCTTCGGTGGGGCTGATCATCGGAGCCACCATCGTACTGAAAATCGCCGATAAACGCCGTTACATTCTGACCTGCCTTATCCCGCTTGCCTATTTATATGTCACTGTCAATTATGCAGGCTATTGGATGGTGCGCAATGTGTATCTCAATCCTGAAGCGGCAGGCTATAGTGTATTGAATGGCGTATTATCGATCATTATGCTGCTGTTAGGCTTCATCATTATCGTGGCGGCTGTGAAAAAATGGGCGCAGATGTGGAGAGATCCGAGCTTAAGGATGGAAGCTTCTATCCCGGGATAA
- a CDS encoding VOC family protein produces the protein MNLSMKYLILYVSDSKRAIHFYRDTLGLPIRAEHGTYVEFETGSTILALNTRESAREITRLDIPNTSASNTFEIGFVTENVEEVMKRVREQGVTIIGEPKVKPWGQTVAYIADPDGHYIEICSPME, from the coding sequence ATGAATCTATCAATGAAATATCTTATTCTTTACGTATCGGACAGTAAGCGGGCCATTCACTTTTATCGGGATACTTTAGGACTGCCGATTCGTGCAGAACACGGAACGTATGTTGAATTTGAAACAGGATCTACGATATTGGCGCTTAATACGCGAGAAAGCGCCAGAGAAATCACGCGGCTAGACATTCCGAATACATCTGCTTCAAACACATTTGAGATCGGATTTGTCACTGAAAACGTAGAAGAGGTTATGAAAAGGGTAAGAGAACAAGGTGTTACGATTATTGGGGAGCCAAAAGTGAAGCCATGGGGGCAGACGGTCGCCTATATCGCTGACCCGGATGGACATTATATTGAAATTTGCAGTCCGATGGAATAA
- the abfA gene encoding alpha-L-arabinofuranosidase AbfA, which yields MKKARMIVDKEYKIGEVDKRIYGSFIEHMGRAVYEGIYEPDHPHADEDGFRKDVQSLIKELQVPIIRYPGGNFLSGYNWEDGVGPVENRPRRLDLAWQTTETNEVGTNEFLTWAKKVNTEVNMAVNLGTRGIDAARNLVEYCNHPKGSYWSDLRRSHGYEQPYGIKTWCLGNEMDGPWQIGHKTADEYGRLAAETAKVMKWVDPSIELVACGSSNSGMPTFIDWEAKVLEHTYEHVDYISLHTYYGNRDNNLPNYLARSMDLDHFIKSVAATCDYVKAKTRSKKTINLSLDEWNVWYHSNEADKKVEPWITARPILEDIYNFEDALLVGSLLITMLQHADRVKIACLAQLVNVIAPIMTEKGGEAWRQPIFYPYMHASVYGRGESLKPLISSPKYDCTDFTDVPYVDAAVVYSEEEETLTIFAVNKAEEQMETEISLRGFESYQIAEHIVLEHQDIKATNQHNRKNVVPHSNGTSSVSENGLTAHFTPLSWNVIRLKKQS from the coding sequence ATGAAAAAAGCGCGAATGATTGTAGACAAAGAATATAAAATCGGTGAAGTGGACAAACGGATTTACGGTTCGTTTATCGAACATATGGGACGTGCGGTATATGAAGGCATATATGAGCCTGATCACCCTCACGCGGATGAAGATGGATTTAGAAAGGATGTCCAGTCGCTGATCAAAGAATTGCAGGTTCCGATTATCCGCTATCCAGGCGGAAACTTTTTATCCGGATACAATTGGGAGGACGGTGTCGGACCTGTCGAAAACCGTCCGAGACGGCTTGACTTGGCATGGCAAACGACAGAAACGAATGAAGTGGGGACAAATGAATTTTTAACTTGGGCAAAAAAGGTGAACACTGAGGTCAACATGGCCGTAAACCTTGGCACAAGAGGCATAGACGCTGCCCGCAATCTCGTTGAATACTGCAACCATCCGAAAGGCTCATACTGGAGTGACTTAAGAAGATCGCATGGCTATGAACAGCCGTATGGCATCAAAACATGGTGCTTAGGAAACGAAATGGATGGCCCGTGGCAGATTGGCCACAAAACAGCTGACGAATACGGGCGGCTTGCTGCGGAGACGGCAAAGGTCATGAAGTGGGTTGACCCGTCAATTGAACTTGTTGCCTGCGGCAGCTCAAACAGCGGCATGCCGACCTTTATCGATTGGGAAGCAAAGGTGCTGGAGCATACCTACGAGCATGTCGACTATATCTCTCTTCACACATATTACGGAAACCGGGATAACAATCTGCCAAACTACTTGGCCCGTTCTATGGATCTGGATCATTTTATTAAATCTGTCGCTGCAACATGTGATTATGTAAAAGCAAAAACACGCAGCAAGAAAACCATCAATCTCTCTCTCGATGAATGGAACGTCTGGTATCACTCAAATGAGGCGGATAAAAAAGTTGAGCCGTGGATAACTGCGCGTCCGATTTTAGAGGATATTTATAATTTTGAAGATGCCTTACTGGTCGGTTCCCTCCTCATTACGATGCTGCAGCACGCAGACCGTGTGAAAATCGCGTGTCTTGCACAGCTTGTAAATGTCATCGCGCCGATCATGACGGAAAAAGGCGGAGAAGCCTGGAGACAGCCGATTTTCTATCCGTACATGCATGCTTCTGTTTACGGAAGAGGTGAGTCACTGAAGCCGCTTATTTCTTCGCCGAAGTACGACTGCACTGATTTTACGGATGTGCCATATGTTGATGCCGCTGTTGTGTATTCCGAAGAGGAAGAAACCCTCACGATTTTTGCGGTAAACAAAGCTGAGGAGCAGATGGAGACAGAGATTTCGCTCAGAGGTTTTGAATCTTATCAAATCGCAGAGCACATTGTACTCGAGCATCAGGATATCAAAGCGACAAACCAGCATAACAGAAAAAATGTCGTCCCGCATTCCAACGGAACATCGTCTGTTAGCGAAAACGGCTTAACCGCGCATTTCACGCCGCTTTCCTGGAATGTGATCCGCTTGAAAAAACAGTCATAA
- a CDS encoding TrmH family RNA methyltransferase, with translation MKQIESAKNQKVKDWKKLHTKKERTKTNTFLIEGEHLVEEALKSEGTVKEILVKDETKIPSALDVSIQCYVLSEDAFSAVTETETPQQIAAVCHMPEEKLASPRRVLLIDAVQDPGNLGTMIRTADAAGLDAVVLGDGTTDAYNGKTLRSAQGSHFHIPVVRKNLHTYVDELKAEGVKVYGTALQNGAPYREIHQSESFALIVGNEGAGVDAALLEKTDLNLYVPLYGQAESLNVAIAAAILVYHLRG, from the coding sequence GTGAAACAAATAGAATCGGCAAAAAACCAAAAAGTGAAGGATTGGAAAAAGCTTCATACAAAAAAAGAACGAACAAAAACGAATACATTCCTCATAGAAGGAGAACATCTTGTTGAAGAGGCGCTGAAGAGCGAGGGCACGGTAAAAGAAATCCTTGTAAAGGATGAAACGAAAATTCCGTCAGCTCTTGATGTGAGCATCCAGTGCTACGTGCTGAGTGAAGATGCATTTTCAGCTGTTACTGAAACCGAAACGCCGCAGCAAATCGCCGCTGTGTGCCATATGCCTGAAGAAAAACTGGCGTCGCCTCGGCGGGTGCTGCTGATTGACGCTGTTCAAGATCCGGGAAACCTCGGCACGATGATTCGGACGGCTGATGCGGCTGGTTTAGATGCGGTTGTGCTTGGTGACGGCACGACGGACGCTTATAACGGAAAAACGCTGCGATCCGCGCAAGGATCTCACTTTCATATCCCTGTGGTGAGAAAAAACCTGCATACATATGTGGATGAATTGAAGGCAGAGGGCGTAAAAGTGTACGGCACGGCGTTGCAAAACGGGGCGCCTTACCGGGAAATACATCAGTCTGAATCCTTCGCGCTCATTGTAGGAAATGAAGGGGCAGGGGTGGATGCCGCCCTGTTGGAGAAAACAGATCTGAACCTGTACGTGCCGCTTTACGGACAGGCTGAATCACTGAACGTTGCGATTGCGGCTGCCATCCTCGTGTATCACTTGCGAGGATAG
- the pheS gene encoding phenylalanine--tRNA ligase subunit alpha, giving the protein MEEKLKQLEQEALEQVEAASSLKVVNDIRVQYLGKKGPITEVLRGMGKLSAEERPKMGALANEVRERIANAIAVKNEKLEEEEMKQKLAGQTIDVTLPGNPVAVGGRHPLTVVIEEIEDLFIGMGYTVEEGPEVETDYYNFESLNLPKEHPARDMQDSFYITEETLMRTQTSPVQTRTMEKHEGKGPVKIICPGKVYRRDNDDATHSHQFMQIEGLVVDKNISMSDLKGTLELVAKKMFGQDREIRLRPSFFPFTEPSVEVDVTCFKCGGHGCSVCKGTGWIEILGAGMVHPNVLKMAGFDPVEYQGFAFGMGVERIAMLKYGIDDIRHFYTNDVRFISQFKQA; this is encoded by the coding sequence ATGGAAGAAAAGCTAAAACAGCTGGAACAAGAAGCTTTAGAACAAGTAGAAGCGGCAAGCTCATTAAAGGTTGTCAATGATATTCGGGTGCAATATCTCGGAAAAAAAGGGCCGATTACAGAAGTGCTGCGCGGAATGGGCAAACTTTCTGCTGAGGAACGTCCGAAAATGGGTGCGCTCGCGAACGAAGTAAGGGAGCGTATCGCCAATGCGATTGCTGTCAAGAACGAGAAGCTTGAAGAAGAGGAAATGAAGCAGAAGCTTGCGGGACAGACAATCGACGTCACGCTGCCAGGCAACCCTGTCGCAGTCGGCGGCCGCCATCCGCTCACTGTTGTCATTGAAGAAATTGAAGATTTATTTATCGGTATGGGCTACACAGTAGAGGAAGGGCCTGAGGTTGAAACGGATTACTACAACTTCGAATCGCTCAACCTGCCGAAAGAACACCCTGCGCGCGATATGCAGGACAGCTTTTACATTACAGAGGAGACTCTGATGAGAACGCAAACGTCTCCTGTGCAAACACGGACAATGGAAAAGCATGAAGGCAAAGGGCCGGTTAAAATTATTTGTCCGGGTAAAGTATACCGCCGCGATAATGATGATGCGACGCACTCTCACCAATTTATGCAAATTGAAGGGCTTGTCGTTGACAAAAACATCAGCATGAGTGATTTAAAAGGAACGCTTGAGCTTGTTGCGAAAAAAATGTTCGGGCAAGATCGCGAAATCAGGCTCCGTCCAAGCTTCTTCCCGTTTACTGAGCCTTCAGTAGAAGTGGACGTGACATGCTTTAAGTGCGGAGGACATGGCTGCTCAGTATGTAAAGGAACAGGCTGGATCGAAATCCTCGGCGCCGGCATGGTTCACCCGAACGTGCTGAAAATGGCAGGCTTTGATCCGGTGGAATATCAGGGCTTCGCATTCGGAATGGGCGTTGAGCGTATCGCGATGCTGAAATACGGCATTGATGATATCCGCCACTTCTATACAAACGATGTCAGATTTATTTCGCAGTTTAAACAGGCGTAA